The Bradysia coprophila strain Holo2 unplaced genomic scaffold, BU_Bcop_v1 contig_297, whole genome shotgun sequence DNA window actcctatcGCGtcggtccaattgaaaaactaattactgttccggagtcctgaggtcatgtgcaaacactttatttgatcTGTTGTAACGACATtatattcgcgacatagcgaagtgtttttctattgataaggtaaaggaatagtagacgataaaaaatgactgccgtagtaccgttccagacaCTGTTCCAGCAGTTGGGCACCCacaaagaaggaaaaaatttgcattttggcaccaacttctTTTCCAccacttctgtaggcttgcagcacaaaagtactgggttcatatATATGTGTAACGATAGTGAGCTACATCACcccagttccgtggaacatcgaagctgcagggaaggcggactctccgaacattcactatatttttagtcatggCTCTCCTGGATGTAATCGCACCAgccagtgcgtatactctacctgtaggtctttcgaAGGCCGACATTcatacaacattacaacaatttaaaatatttttttcttgagttattgccgaaaaactgtacccactgacatgtctttacttttgaacgattttcaaagaaaatattttttttcgaaaaagtgaatGATACGTATTTCCTAGAGACagcttgttcccaaagtttaaaaaaatcacctgaagttttggcgatatcactcttaaaagcCGATATATGAGATACAGAGTTCTCAGGAGTTGaagatatttttaaaaatatttatgtcgACAAAACTTTAGGGGACAAGGTATTGGTTAGATGGAATTATGAGTGAAAAATCATGTAAAGCGCGCCGATCTAGAGtttcaatattaaattttgttcaattcttgaagaaaacttttcgGAGAAGTGAGACGCCTGGTATGGAGTTCTACGCaagttagtttttttttttgtttgaccGTTCTAATTCTGATCTATCGAGATGACACACTTTTACTTCTACATCGAAAAATGATCCGACGaaaatttctttccattttttttgtcaattttaattttattttcctattttggtagtttgtacaattttaagttaattttCAGATGAATGTTACTCTCAATTACAATAAACTTTTGTTTCACTTTGGATAAATAATTGATTCCGCTATTCGTACAACAACATTACACagtaataaattgaaaagaaaagaaaaaaatcaaaaacgaaaaagctCTATGGAACAACAAACTTAATTTTTACACTTTAAATTAACGTAAACACAACGTAAACAGAGAACTCTATTCAATATCACTATAAATGTCCATGACCATTACATTGAACACACCTACCGATTGAAACAACGGTTCAGTTCATAAACCCAAACTATAAACGATTAAAATGTAAAGGAACCGAAACAcagaaaaatttccaattttttctgcTGTTTTGTGATGAAACGAACGACGAGAATTACTGTTCTTAAACCACTCGAACGATgaattttataaacattttaccaTTATCCTGAAGAACATCTCTCAAAGATCCTTAACGAATGCACCGGACATCGTCGACGAAGCTGAATTTTCGGtatgttgctgctgctgttgcaCTTCTTGCAAGTCTATCAGATGCAACAATTCATTCAGAGTCTGTTCGGTCTGcgttgaataattttatattttattaaaattaatgtaaaagGTTTGCTTCATCCGCCTTACCTTTCTCAATAGATCGATGGCCGCCTGTAAAATATGCTGCCACTGTGTTGTTTCGGTGGAATGAAGTGCTTCTTGATGTTTCAGTAATGTTAGCCAGTCGTCGTTATTCGATGGCTGTTTTCTGTTATGAAAGAACAGAAAGCGTTCGAGATTAGAGGGTGCCATCTGTTATAGACAGCGAGGACCAAGTCGCTAATATTGTCTTATCAatagcaaaatgaatgttagAACTCTTAAAGTAGatggaagtagtagatttagcATCAATACGAAGCAGTGCCAGTTTttcaggaaaattttatcatttttctggaaaagttTACGGACATCGTTTGCCACATTTAAATCGAATACTAATTGCTTTCCAGCGTACATACGATCTGTGAAACATGAATTTAAACGAAgtacgaaatgaaaaattacagaTTGCCCTTGATTCGACTCCTGTCCCCACTGGGATTCGATCCGGTGACCTCTCGCTTGTGCTCTACCGTTCTTACCAAGTTTacggaaatttgaaaaacttgggaaaatgttttcccagaAAAAGTTCCTGCTAAGACTcggatcaaaagaagtaaaagatacAGTAAGATATGGCGAGGTGTTCATGCAAGTTCATGCAAAAAGCGTACGGATAATGCCGGATGCGGATTTGATCAATGATCTCACAAATTGATTGTTCCGAGCAACTCCAAAAATTAAGAATGGGACAATGAACAATATCGAAAGCATTCCTTAAATCGAGAAGAGACTTAGCTGGGATACGACCAGCAGTCACATATTGTAGTGATACTGACGaaagcaaataaaatgccggacgatcaattttcaaaaatttagccttTGTGGCACGTCAGAATTTCCAACAAATTCTATGCTAAGTTAATCTTCCTAGGTAACGTTCACAGCCGATACGGTTAGTCTAGGATCTCTTGGTCTATGAGAATGTCTATCAAAGTCACGTATCAGGGGTTCTCTGGAGGTCACAGATGTCCTCTGTAGGTTACATATCAGATGCAGATGTCCTCTGGAGGTCAAAGATTCCACCTGGAGGCAACCGATCAACTATTCTCTAAGGGCCAAAAATCAGATATCCTCTGATCAGATGCCATCTAGATGTCAAAGAATTCCAATGACATCGATCAAATATCATTTGAATGTCAAAGATCAGACATCCTCTGGAGGTCAAAgatcaaatccaatttttttgacACAATCATCAATGGAACGTTCATAAAATCAGTGCAATGTTTCGacgacaaacaaacaaatcaagAACGTCAAAGCAAAACTCACttcaatttcgaaaagtcCGGAAATTCCTCGTCGCCATTCGCTCGTTTTCCCTCCAGCGTCCAcaacttaaaaaataatatcacGTTCAGCACAATCAGTGTGATCAGTAAAAATGCGACGAATAATTGGAACGATTCGCATCGATTTCTGGGCACATGCTGTCGCTTAGTAACTAATGGCTGCGATCGGGTTAACCGAGGCGTTTGCGGTTGCTTTTGACTGTTCGGCTCCTCTGGCGGTCGTTGCAGTGAAACTATGCCTACGAGACAGATGATAATTAAAAAAACCGGCGCACCGTTTAATGCGATGATGGAATGGGACACGGTTGTTACCTCGTCGTGGACGACGACCTTTCGCTTTGGCTGGCGGAATGCAATATTCACTTTGTAACGCTCTCAATAGAGCTGTGTAAAAATCTTCTAATCCAGCCCACGTATTCTTCTCGATAAATCCTTTGACCACACCCCAAACGGATTTCTTATACTTAACTTGTGCATGCACCGAAAACATCGTGTGATCATCAACTGTCCTAAACGATCGAAACCCCCCAACAAAAAGCCATTAGCGTTGAATTAGCACTGCCACATCCGTAGGACGAATTGAACTCACCTCACAAGACAGTAGTGCATAAAAACGTAAAAACTGTCCGCATACGGAATACCCGCATTTGTGGACGTAATGTCTATGGAATACAGTTGACCCGGCTCACTACATTCGCGCATCAGTTGCGATTCGGTCACATGGGAACACTTCGGGCCGACCGCCTGATGCAGCGCAACGGTTAAATTAACAGTTCTGGTCTTGAGACCGTCCTCATTCAATTCCCAGTCGCGATGAACCATGTCCGTTGTCTTGCGATTGTTGTGAAAATCGAccaaaaatttcgactttgaAAACAGCAACGACATTAACGTGTCCACGTTGATCGGCAGAATGGTGTGCACCAATTGGCGACCTTCGTGCATGGAATTGCATTCGGCGGTGCTGATGAATGGAATATTTTGTCCGTTCTCCGAGTCACTGGAATCGGACATATCCGTGGGCACTTGGTGCTCAGATATCGGTGGTATTATGTTGCGGGAAGATTTGTTGAGGATTTTACGATGGTTCACTTTCGAATCGTACTTTGGGTTGTCCATCGAGGCACGCAGATCAGGCACCGACGAAACAACACTGTCCGAATGCGGTTCCGACTGATCCTTGAAGGGGAAAAGTTACGGAAAATACAGAAATTCCGCTCATCAATGGACAAAATCACTAGCCAACGAACCTCGGAAACGCTGTCTGTAATCTTGGATTGGCCCGTCTGGGCGATTTCATCATCTCGATTTTCGTATGGATCGATGTAGTCTTCATCGTCACTAGTCAATCCGAGTTCGTCACCGTAACAGTTGTGAACCTGTTGTGCgatggaaatgttttttcgttttcgattCATCGATTCATTACACACACACTCACCCATTGCCACATTTCTTGCGGTTGCATCGGCTTATCCATTAGAGCGTTTTGCCACACACGAAACAACATTAGATAGGCTTTGTCACGCGACGCAAACGATGTGATAAAATACTTTTCATTCGTTGTGCAAATCAGTATCGCATTCGGTATGACTCTGGCCGTTTTCTCTTTGGTAATCGCCGTCACGTCTTTCCATTTAATGCTCAGACATGTTTCCCAACGGAATATGTTCGCATAGAAGCACATGTATCGTTGGGACACATACAGTCGTCCATGTACGAGAATGTCGCGCTGTACGGCACAAGAATAATCTGAAAGTTTGCGGTTTAAAGAAGAGATTATTTGTCAAGCGATTGTGCGATGactaaaaatggaattgtaaTGCGAGAGGCGTCGACGAATCATTCAATTATCGTAAAAACGTTGCTGATTACGAGCGCTACTGATAAAATcgaatcaattttcgattttggatttttttcgaattttatttggtttagTTTAAAACAGTCGGTCGATTGAAATGGGGACGGTTAACATTGGTGGAAAGGGTTTTCCGTTTAGAGAATTTCACCATTGTGACGTCGTTGCCACACAGACTGTGTTGTgtgcaattaaatttattcgcGATTGTTGTGACGCGGTGTCACCTTAACACACCAAGATTGTTCTCTTTAAATTTCCCAGTATTGGTATTGCTTGCGAAATCGAACTTAATGTGACCGGTTCACAGCATGTAATAACAACACGAAAGGTTAGGCAATGATGTTACTCTACTAAAATTGGAGAGGTGAgttcattcatttgaaatCACCCAAACCAACTAAACTCAACAGCTCCCAACAACAAAACGTACGCTCAACGCAGATAAACTGTTGTTACGTAATGTTTATGCGGCAGTGATacggaaaattaaaaaaaaatcactcacaACACTGGCGATAGTGATACAGTGATAATACTATGGTGTGGTTACAACTTAGTCAGGTTGTTGATTCtagtgaatttaagaattcatCACTTGACAGTTGTTCActtaaaagttacgaatcgtGTGGACCACTCTTAAGGTGACAGCTGTCAAGTTATGAACTTTTATATTCACGAGAATCGGCGCCCAGATGAAATATTAGGGCGAacagatttgaaaattgaaatcatcTGTTCTCTGTAAAGTGTTTGTATCAATTGCTGGTATGGACGATGAATGgattgaagtagtagatggATTTAGTGTTTTTAGTGATAAAAGGTCTATTGTGCTTCACTTCACGTCACGTTCCTAAGACATCTATGGCTCGTCAGATTAGCCTTAGGCCGAGAGCACACTCGAGCAATTgtgcgttgatgggatcgacaaatatgctgcgttttccattgtttagccCGTGGTGAATATCGAACCACattggaaaacgcagcataattgtcgataccatcaacgcaaaattgctcctGTGCTTTCCGCCTAAGGCTTAATATTACCcgattctgaaaattcttcGGCTTTAGTCGAAACGTAACAAAAATCACGCCATAAGTCCgccataaaattaaatattttcaactgacGGTTTGACAAAATATCGCTGACTTCATATAACAAATGTCAAAAACCGGGCGTCAAAATGTACTGATAAGCGttatgttttgaaattgaaggcgcacttacggcgtgaattgtagGTTTGAATACCACAAGTTGGGCAAAGTTGATCGAGTTGGTCCGGAGAAATATTCGAATTTTAGAGGGGGTTCTTAGGGCTTCTTGGACATCACGATGCGGTTAAGATGAATTTAAGTGAAAAGTTTTGAAGTTGAGACTACTTAACGGTTCTGGCGTTtttaggtaaaaaaaaaacttttctttcgaATAGTAGGGTGGCGCTACGGGCGCTTTTTAGTGAAAGTGTTCGACGCAAAAATGGCAAGACCTCGTTTCATGCACATCGTGACATATCTACGAACGGAAGTATCAACTTAAAATCTTCGTCTCTCGTTTGTCAGTGAATTTGATTCGAGAACTCACCTCCGGCTCGTGTTATGTTGGACACACAAGTAAAAGTTATTgtttttaaacagaaaatgaaaagtctcgtcgATACCattcaacgaaaaatcgaaatttttgagaaacgGTTGACTGGGTGTTGAGTGAGCCTAGGGGGTCATCGTATATTTATCGAGTTATTGATGATATAATGAGTCGGGCGACACTGAAATAAGTGAACGTCATTTGTGGAAAAGGAGCGAGCGTAAATGGAGCTATTCTGCAGTTGAATGAAAGGTCACTCTTGTATAGATCACTTAACGAGTTGTCACACTTGgtatttttataagaaaaatctaactttacaaaaacacaaaattttcgtcaagttAGATGTTCTTGTAAAGAAAACCAAGTGTCCCAAAAGTTGACAGTACCGTGAAGTACCCTATTGTAAACCACTCATGGAATCTTGACGATTTACTCAATTTCTGTGTCGTTTACTCCTTCGGATAGAGTCACAGCAGTAGGTGTTCGCACTATGTTCATCAGCACTAGTTTTACGAAACTAGAATAGCCAGAAAATCGCAGAACATGCATAGTCGACCCGCCATTTCCCATATAATCAGTGAACTTACCAACAACTAAACGTTCATCGTCTGGCACATCTTTGAACAGTTTCTTGAAATCCTCGGACCTTGACTTGTAAGACGGATAGAGCACATTGTACCATGATTTCTTCTTTGCTCGTTCTGATACTTTTGACACACTTTTGGGCCGTTCATTCGTTGAATCATTTTGTGATGCCTTCGACAGGTCATTGTTACTCGCTAAATTTGAACTATCACTCGATTTGCTAATTGAATcctaaaatgtgaaaatttgattcgCAGTCAGTTTGACCAATCCACACACGCACCCATTCACACAATACGGATCGGTGGTTGTGTATTTACCTCGGTTGTATCATTTATAATGTTGTAATTGACCGACAAATGTGTATCGTATTTTGTATGTTCTCGTTTCGCATACGACTGTCTCGGACTGTTTTGTGGACTCTCCGATGGACTTGGCGATCGACGCAATGGAATGGGCGATGATTGTAGAACGGTTCCACTTGTGAATGACAATGCTTGGCTTATACTGTTACCGATAGCTTCTTGAGATACACTTAGTATGTCCTCAACAGATTTTTTCCTGTATGTCGCCGTGTGGTTGGAAGAGATATTAGacattttgattgacgctgtTGCAACAGCAAAAGTGTTTTGTGTGAAttgctttttatttaaagaaaagtgAGAAAAACGAACTCAAAGTGTACTTACAGGACTAACTCATTATCGAGTTGCTCAAGGTCCGGTTCATCACATGCATCTTTATCATTTAATTCTTCTTTACTATTCCTACaaaaattggcaaaaaaaaaaataataatttgtacCGAAACGATTGGACAAGAAAGCAATAAACAATAATGAAATTGTGTCGTGTGTCGCATGCAATCAATTACCTGCAGAGCAATTATCGGGGTGCTTAGGAGTAGTCCCTGTCTGTTTTTAAGAGtattaaaaaaaggaattgtTCCGTCCAAATGATCCAAGGGCTTAGGTCTATTTAATTCCTACGATCGGGTCCGCGCTGGTAATGAGGGcctttttacaaatatttgttttgctCGAAgtgcttttttgagccagtgcAGCCCACAAAACGAATATAATGACCAGACTGTtcttatttttgtgaaattgaatttttaggaaatttcggttgaaattcatggaaattctcgaatttttgaaaattcccgATATTCCTATTACCGTGGCGCAAGTGATAGCACTCGGGATCGATAAACTGAAGAGCACCCAAAGACAGCAGGTTCGACTCCCGGAAAAAGTGGTGCAAAAGGGTTGTTCAACCACTTCCACCAGTCAATATTGTACATTCAGCCTCAAAGACTTCACAAACGTTTCCTTATCGAAAAATCGTTCGTACTTTAGCACTaacattctggaaaattctcagaaataAATCCTGAACTGACATGACTGGTCCAGAACCACATTTCAtgcagttagaggcagtgaaatttcagcatgaatttgcttcagctgtttttcagctgaccCAGACAAACAATCAACACTGTTTgcacgtctttatacggttttaccactgcCATGCGCGTACGTGCAGCAgattcaaccgtataaacaagaataaacagttttgattgcatatgtgaatcagctgaaaaacagctgacgcTAATTTatactgaaatttcactgcctttgactgtatcgAAAAAGgtggaaaaaaatcaaagttttaatTGGAGAGTGAGCTGAGTTAGTTCCTAATGTATTAGTAGCTGGGCAATAAAAGGTATCAAGGAATCTCGCGTGGTAGTGTGCACGAATTTTCGAACTCGATCTAGACAGTGTTTACAGAGAaagtgaaaattggaaatgggtcCGAGCTCGATTTAGGGTGTTTTGACGTAAGTGGTACCCGAAAAATGGCTCTAGATcgagttttcaattttcactttCTCTGCAGATCTAAATCAGAGGGCGGGAGAGCAGCCCATCAGAATTAgtgaatttcataaaaaatttcatcttaAGTTCGTTGTACGATTGGTGTGGTGAATTTCATCCTTAAAAGTCTGATATATTTCACCTCTTGGATATAAAATGTGTGTTCGGACTAGCTTCATTATCCCAAAGACATTGACTTTCGAATTAAATAGACTTAGGTCGAGAACAAACTCGAGCAATTATGAATCTGATGGGATCAACAATTATGCTGCCTCTTCTATTGTTAAGCCTGTGGTGAATAActgattacaatggaaaacgcggcatgattgtcgatcccatcagaCTCAAAATTGCTCGATTTCAGCTTAATGTTGATGacaaaaaatagcaaaatcaACGACAAGGTAGCGCCCACTCGTCTGCTTCAGTGAACTTTTCTCGCTGTTTTAGCTATcgtttttcatgaattttatggaagttTAAGTAAAGTGGGCGTATCAAAACGTTCGAGTAAGAAATTACTGTGCTTTGAGGCCCTGCTTGACACCCAAAGGCGGTTCTGACGAGCGAGTTTAGGTCACCATTTTAACTTTAATATTCCGTTCTGGTGTCGTTCGGCTCCAAGACACGGGATTCGCCTGATCCGCtcattttgtgaattttgacCTGTTGTgctttgattttaattaaaactctttttttttggacttGGAGATCTTAGGTTCAACCTGAAATAAATCTGAGATCTATCACTAGATAGTTTGCTAGATGAAGGTCAGGTTCAGCTTCCCCTGAAAAATTCCACCATAAGTTGTAAGCTGAAACTTTGAGAATTTGattcaataaacatttttcaacccTTTGTGTGGCCTTGACGCCTTCATTTTCGTGACCAATTTGGTCTATTTACTTTGCCAACTGagctaaaacaaaatttgttgtcCAACGTTGGTCTTACATAGGTTATCTTTACCGTGCTTTGTAACATGGGGATGAGGAAGTCTTGTGAGTCCcatagagtgtgtgttgtttgtatggagGTTATTTAGACATTACCATACCAACTAAGGTACTACTACTACCTGAGTGATCTCATTGTAAAACGTCTCTTCTGAACTTGTTAACAATTGTTCCTTATGCAATGTCAATGGCTCTAACGGGTATATACACTTGTCACAATCAAATCGGGTTTTGTTAGCAATTTTTAGCTTTCCAATACAAGTGGTGGTGCACGAACGATTTTATATAACATTTGCGTTAAGtgcaaaaatttcacttgCTTATGAGCCCAAGGTATATCGAAATACACTGAACTGTACTGTGTTGTAGCTGTAGTTCACTatcgaaaatttataattttgcaACGTCGAATTGGACACGCTATTTAGACACATTTGCATATATTCATGACGGAAACACACTGACAAATTGCAGGCAGCCTGAAATTGATAGCAAATGGGCAAATGGGATAGCAAATATTTGCCGATTGTCGTTTCAGTTGGGGAGTTTATCTCTAAAAGACTCAGCCGAGTGAATATTTCGTTCTGAAATCACTAACGCAATTCGAATGATTTATTCGTATCAATGTTTGAGAAGATAACCGGAGCCAGTGTGTTTGGATACGTAAAGTCaatatgatgaaaaattataaaatacgaaaacacAAGTGAAAAAAGCTCTACTCACGAACAGCACGCTAACCAAAATCAACGAAACGATGATCTATatccaacaatttgttttgtttacacTAAAAATTAGGAACAATcgaaaaaaccaatttttatcTACAACACACCATTCACACCAATTTACTCAttctaatttcaaaaatcaattaatttgattCACAGATCATGTGAATCGCACACAAAAGTCGTTCGTTGTAATTATACTATGCAAACTGGTCGGTGCAATTTActattaaattataattttactcTCGAAACCAGTTCAATGCCGACGATAAACAATCAATTCTAGATGTGAAAACGTTTGTTGCATCAAACCAAAATTcgtctctttttttttaactagaAAGTGCACACACAATATACCATTCACGAACTGAGAACAACTTACATTgaggaattcttttgtttattttgtccAAAGCTCATGACCCATTCAAACCACAATGTATCAGATCAGAATTTTATTGCTAATTTTGTGCTCAAAGACCGGAGACAGCATCTTAATTATCGATGTGAGACTAATTTCTTCGACCAGCTAATCCAGCCtttcaagcaaaaattgaaattcacttttgtcaaaatgaaattgtgactTTGACACTTTTCACGACAATAatgagaaattgattttcaaattgacaTTCCACACTTGGCAGTATGGATCAATCTGCTCCCGcctaaaatttcgaaaaaaaacaaattgtgaaCAGAAGACTTTGAGTTTCGATGTAAAGTTTTCCCTGTACAGAAATTTCATTGCCGCCAGCTTGCTACCCTCTCTGCTCGAGCCTTTCGAAGTATAGTTGCAAAACTCTttctttttgtcaaaattgaaattgaacacACAAATCTATCACTATGGGAGTCCGTTACATCACAATGCGTTACCTTCGTCTTATCGCTGAATtcgtcaaaagaaaaatttgttgggACGTTTTCGCCAAGAATTCATATCCCAGGCGGAACGTATTGACTGAAAATTCGCTgagtttttacaaaaatccaatcGGTACGTCATTTACAACCGTCGTTTTGTTCCTCAGTCcgattccttttatttcttaGAAATCTTTGTCTGGTTGTGATTGTAACTATTGTTATCGTTTGTctgttgtttcattttttttttatgtgtttcCTTTGACAATCAACTGACTATGTCACAATTTAATTACTTAAACGAAGTGAATAgtattttcaaaatggatGGGGATCTGACCGTAGGATGCCCGGCACCCAGATGgcaaaagaaaatggaaagttCCAATGCGTCGATGTTGAGTTCGAGCATGAACATAAATTCATCTAAATTGTCCATGTCGTACAATAACAGCTATACGACAATGGCTGCACTTTCCGGAAAGACTCCGCAAAAATCGGGAAAGTCTCcaggtagaaaaaaaaaacacttcggCCGCAACCtttcgatcattttaattgatttgtaaaaaaatatttaggcCGAAAGACTACACCAAACGCGGCAAAAACACCGTCGGGAGGCGACCGCTTTATTCCGAACCGATCAACCACTAATTTCGACCTTGGCCACTACAAGGTAAGGCGATATATGTTCGAGCAGTTTTGTGTCTCGAccgtttggatttttttttttgatttgttgtaCTCAGGCCCTATTCGAATGTTGTTTTGTTTAGGCCCAAATTTCAGTGATGATTTTTGCCATAAATTTTGAGCGTAGGTAAACGTcagattttttatgttttttgagCTTAGTCACTGTGCAatcgttttgttgtttgaGGCTGATATGTACCGTGTTTTCACtcttgaatgaattttttcgcGCAAAAGTCGATAGTatcgagaaaaaataatcgcCCGTCCTGATACGCCAATGAAATGTACGAAAAACTCGAATTTCGTCTTCCAGATCAAAATGGAGCAACTCAACATCAACGACGAAAATAGTTCGAAAGAGCAGACCAATCAGAGTGATCTACAGAAAATGATCACCGAGAATCTACAGGGCGGTGACATTAAGAgtcgcaaaatattttcttttcaagaCAAAGCTCCGGCTGCACCGgaatttcatcagaatcca harbors:
- the LOC119079029 gene encoding protein Aster-B-like isoform X1 encodes the protein MSFGQNKQKNSSMNSKEELNDKDACDEPDLEQLDNELVLKKSVEDILSVSQEAIGNSISQALSFTSGTVLQSSPIPLRRSPSPSESPQNSPRQSYAKREHTKYDTHLSVNYNIINDTTEDSISKSSDSSNLASNNDLSKASQNDSTNERPKSVSKVSERAKKKSWYNVLYPSYKSRSEDFKKLFKDVPDDERLVVDYSCAVQRDILVHGRLYVSQRYMCFYANIFRWETCLSIKWKDVTAITKEKTARVIPNAILICTTNEKYFITSFASRDKAYLMLFRVWQNALMDKPMQPQEMWQWVHNCYGDELGLTSDDEDYIDPYENRDDEIAQTGQSKITDSVSEDQSEPHSDSVVSSVPDLRASMDNPKYDSKVNHRKILNKSSRNIIPPISEHQVPTDMSDSSDSENGQNIPFISTAECNSMHEGRQLVHTILPINVDTLMSLLFSKSKFLVDFHNNRKTTDMVHRDWELNEDGLKTRTVNLTVALHQAVGPKCSHVTESQLMRECSEPGQLYSIDITSTNAGIPYADSFYVFMHYCLVRTVDDHTMFSVHAQVKYKKSVWGVVKGFIEKNTWAGLEDFYTALLRALQSEYCIPPAKAKGRRPRRGIVSLQRPPEEPNSQKQPQTPRLTRSQPLVTKRQHVPRNRCESFQLFVAFLLITLIVLNVILFFKLWTLEGKRANGDEEFPDFSKLKKQPSNNDDWLTLLKHQEALHSTETTQWQHILQAAIDLLRKTEQTLNELLHLIDLQEVQQQQQHTENSASSTMSGAFVKDL
- the LOC119079029 gene encoding protein Aster-B-like isoform X2; the encoded protein is MSFGQNKQKNSSMKKSVEDILSVSQEAIGNSISQALSFTSGTVLQSSPIPLRRSPSPSESPQNSPRQSYAKREHTKYDTHLSVNYNIINDTTEDSISKSSDSSNLASNNDLSKASQNDSTNERPKSVSKVSERAKKKSWYNVLYPSYKSRSEDFKKLFKDVPDDERLVVDYSCAVQRDILVHGRLYVSQRYMCFYANIFRWETCLSIKWKDVTAITKEKTARVIPNAILICTTNEKYFITSFASRDKAYLMLFRVWQNALMDKPMQPQEMWQWVHNCYGDELGLTSDDEDYIDPYENRDDEIAQTGQSKITDSVSEDQSEPHSDSVVSSVPDLRASMDNPKYDSKVNHRKILNKSSRNIIPPISEHQVPTDMSDSSDSENGQNIPFISTAECNSMHEGRQLVHTILPINVDTLMSLLFSKSKFLVDFHNNRKTTDMVHRDWELNEDGLKTRTVNLTVALHQAVGPKCSHVTESQLMRECSEPGQLYSIDITSTNAGIPYADSFYVFMHYCLVRTVDDHTMFSVHAQVKYKKSVWGVVKGFIEKNTWAGLEDFYTALLRALQSEYCIPPAKAKGRRPRRGIVSLQRPPEEPNSQKQPQTPRLTRSQPLVTKRQHVPRNRCESFQLFVAFLLITLIVLNVILFFKLWTLEGKRANGDEEFPDFSKLKKQPSNNDDWLTLLKHQEALHSTETTQWQHILQAAIDLLRKTEQTLNELLHLIDLQEVQQQQQHTENSASSTMSGAFVKDL
- the LOC119079029 gene encoding protein Aster-B-like isoform X3; the protein is MSFGQNKQKNSSMNSKEELNDKDACDEPDLEQLDNELVLKKSVEDILSVSQEAIGNSISQALSFTSGTVLQSSPIPLRRSPSPSESPQNSPRQSYAKREHTKYDTHLSVNYNIINDTTEDSISKSSDSSNLASNNDLSKASQNDSTNERPKSVSKVSERAKKKSWYNVLYPSYKSRSEDFKKLFKDVPDDERLVVDYSCAVQRDILVHGRLYVSQRYMCFYANIFRWETCLSIKWKDVTAITKEKTARVIPNAILICTTNEKYFITSFASRDKAYLMLFRVWQNALMDKPMQPQEMWQWVHNCYGDELGLTSDDEDYIDPYENRDDEIAQTGQSKITDSVSEDQSEPHSDSVVSSVPDLRASMDNPKYDSKVNHRKILNKSSRNIIPPISEHQVPTDMSDSSDSENGQNIPFISTAECNSMHEGRQLVHTILPINVDTLMSLLFSKSKFLVDFHNNRKTTDMVHRDWELNEDGLKTRTVNLTVALHQAVGPKCSHVTESQLMRECSEPGQLYSIDITSTNAGIPYADSFYVFMHYCLVRTVDDHTMFSVHAQVKYKKSVWGVVKGFIEKNTWAGLEDFYTALLRALQSEYCIPPAKAKGRRPRRGIVSLQRPPEEPNSQKQPQTPRLTRSQPLVTKRQHVPRNRCESFQLFVAFLLITLIVLNVILFFKLWTLEGKRANGDEEFPDFSKLK